One Chloroflexota bacterium genomic window, GCCGTCGAGGAGCCCTTCGTCCCGCCGGAGGTCGCCAGCCGGGGCGGCCACCGCACCAGCATCCGCTCCGCGATGGCCGTCGGGCAGGCCCAGGCCATCGCGCTGCTGGCGGCCGCTCACTACAGCCTGCCCGTCTTCCGCTACCCGCCGGCGCAGGTGAAGAACGCGGTATCGGGCTACGGTCAGGGCAGCAAGCAGCAGGTCGCCGCCATGGTCGGGATGCTCCTCGGTCTGCAAAAGCCGCCAGAGCCCGCGGACGCCACCGACGCCCTGGCAGTGGCCCTATGCCACCTACAGCACGAACGGCTTAACACCTTGGTATAGCCCGTGACAGACAACCCACAAGTACGCGAGAGGACAAAGCATAGATGATTTCAGGTGTGCGGGGAACACTGGAGGCCGTTGGCGCCGATTGGGTTAACGTGGGAGTCCGCGGGGTCACCTTCCGGGTCTCCGTGCCCTCCTCCGCCATCCCCACCCTCGGCGCCATAGGCGGCTCGGTCCACCTGCACACGCACCTCGTCGTCCGCGACGACGCCATGGAACTGCACGGCTTCCCGACAGACGACGCCCTCCAACTCTTCACCATGCTCATCGGCGTCTCCGGCATCGGCCCAAGGTTGGCCCACTCAATGCTCTCCGCCATGCCGGCCGAGACCCTCGCCGCGGCCATCGCCGCCGGCGACACCAAGGCCCTTGCGCAGGCGCCCGGCCTCGGCCAGCGTACGGCGGCCCGCGTGGTAGTTGAGCTCAAGGACAAGCTGGACATGGGCTTCACAAGCAGTGCTCCCGGCGTCCCCACCACAGGAGCGGCGAACGCCGTCACCGAGGCCCTCCAGGCGTTGGGCTACTCCCCCATTGAGGCCCGCCAGGCAGTCGCGGGCGGCGACACCACCCTCCCCGTCGAGGAGCAGGTCCGTCAGGCCCTCCAACGCATCGCCCAACGTTGAGGGACGTGCTTCAACTTCGTAGGGGCGATTCGCGAATCGCCCGTCCCGTCCGCAGACGGGAACCCCACCGCGAGCGCCTAGTTCAGCGGTGAAAAGTCCGTCGGGGCCAGCATCACGTTCTGGACGTCAGCCACGATGGGGCCGTCCTTCTCCGACTCCGCGAACACCCTCGCCCGCTCCGGGTCCTCCCGGAACGCCGCGAAGCAGCGGCTGCGTTCCTCGTAGCTCTCCCAGGCCAGCATGTAGATCAGCTCATGGCTGGACCCGCCAACCTGCGGCGTCCAGAACCCGATGATGCGGAAACCGTGCTCAGTGAACTTGGCCGCCGTGAAGTCTCGGAACCGCGCGACTACGTTAGGCAGCTTGCCGGGGCAGGCAGTGTAGGTCCGGAGCTCGTACAACATGGCCTCTCCTTGCGGTGCGGATTTCCACGCCATCATACACCAGCAAGGGCCTTCACACGGGGAGAGAGGGTCACTTGAAGGAATCCTCGTCGCTGTCCGGTGGCGCCTGGTTGAAGCGGTTCATAGCGGCCTCGACGCCCTCCGCCACGAAGCACGCCGCCGCCTCTGCCGCACGGGCCAGCAGCCGCTCGACGGACACCTCCTCTGAGTCCGTGAACCCTCCGAGCACGTGACGTATCGGGTCGTCCACCGGCGAGCGCCCCACGCCGATCCGAAGCCGCGGGATTTCCTGCTTCCCCAGCGTGTCAATGATGGAGCGCATCCCGTTGTGCCCGCCGTGGCCGCCTTCCGCACGCAGCCGAGTCACGCCTAGCGGCAGGTCCATGTCGTCATACACAATGAGCATGTCCTCCGGTTTCACCCTGAGGCGCGCTGTCAAGTACGCTACCGGCTCCCCGCTCAGGTTCATGAACGAGCGAGGCTTTGCCAGCGCGACCTGTGCGCCGTCAACCCACCCCTGACCGAGCAGCGCATAGCGGTTCTTGCGCTCCAGCGTGATGCCCCACTGCTTGCACAGCCGGTCCACCGTCATTGCGCCGATGTTGTGCCGCGTATTTGCGTACTTGGGCGTGGGGTTGCCCAAACCCACGATGACCTTCATGCCGCCGCCTGCATCGCAATTGCGTTGAGTTTCCTGCCCATGTTTCGAGGGGTCATATCAGTCGCGCCGCCTTATCCCGGCAATAGCGCCAGAAACTCTTCCTCGTTCAGCACCTGCGTACCATACTTCGAAGCCTGCGTAACCTTCGACGCACCCGGCTCTGCGCCCACGACGAGGTGCGTCGTCTTCTTCGTCACCGACCCCGACGCGGAGGCGCCGAGGGACCGCACCAGCTCCTCTCCCTGTGAGCGCGGCATGGCGGCGAGCGTCCCCGTAAAGCAGAACACCATGCCGGACATCGGCAGCCCCTCGGGAGGAGGCGGAGCCTCGTCCGCGTCCATCCGCAGCCCTGCGCCACGCAGCTTCTCAACAAGCCGCGCGTTGCCCTCGTCCGCAAAGAATCCCGCCACGCTCGCTGCAATCTTCGGCCCGACGCCTGGAATCGCCGTAAGCTCCTCCTCCGACGCTGCCCGCAGTCGCTCCATGTCGCCAAACGCCGAAGCCAGCAGCTCTGCTACCTCGCTGCCCACCAGCATGATGCCAAGGGCGACGAGCAGCCGGTGCAGGGGCCGGTCCTTGCTCTCCTCAATGTTCCGAAGCAGCTTGGCCGCCAGCAGCTCACCCATGCGCTCAAGCTGCACTAGGTCTTCCATCTTCAGCGAGTAGATGTCCGCCACGTCCGTGATCAGCCCGGAGTCCAGCAGCGACGTCGCGATCTTCGGCCCCATGCCGTCGATGTCCATAGCGCCCTTGGACACGAAGTGGAAGATGTGCTCCGCCAGTTGCGCCGGGCACGAGGCGCTGGTGCAGTAATGCGCCGCCTCGCCCTCCGCGCGAAGCACCCGGCTGCCGCACGCCGGGCATTGCTCCGGCATCGCGAATGGTGCCGCACCGGGCGGCCGTTGCTTCGGCAGGCTCCGCACCACCTGCGGGATCACCTCGCCGGCCCGCTCGACGACCACCGTGTCGCCCACGCGGATATCCTTCTCACTGATGTAGTCGGCGTTGTGCAGCGTCGCGTGCTGCACCGTCACGCCACCCACGAAGACCGGTTCCAACACGGCGAATGGATTGATACGCCCCGTGCGCCCCACGTTGACATTGATCTCCAGCACCCGCGTCGTCTCCTGCTGCGACGGCCATTTGAACGCGATCGCCCACCGAGGCTCGCGCCCAACCACGCCCAGTGTCTCCCAGTTCGCCCGGCTGTTCACCTTCACGACGGCGCCGTCGGTGTCGTAGTCCAGGTCCTCACGCCCTTCCAGCCACTCCCTGTAGTAGTCGAGCGCCCTTTCCGGCGTCTCGTAGTAACGGTTGTTCGGATTGGTGCGGATGCCCATGGAGCTGAGCCACTGCAGCAACTCCCACTGCGTTTCCGGCGCGGCGCCGCCTTCGGCGTAGCCAAGGGCGTATACCCAAATGTTCAGCGGCCGGGTCGCAGTCACGTTGGGGTCGAGCTGCCGCACACTGCCCGCCGCGCTGTTTCGAGGGTTTGCGTACAGGGGTAGCCCCTCGGCGGCGCGGGCCTCGTTCATGCGCCGGAAGCCATCGCGCCCCATGTAGATCTCACCGCGCACCTCCAGCAGCTCCGGCGGCGAGCCTAAGAGCTGAAGCGGAATGCTGCGGATGGTGCGGACATTCGCGGTCACGTCCTCGCCTCGCTGCCCGTCGCCCCGGGTCGCGCCGCGCTCAAGCACGCCGTTGCGATAAGTCAGCGACACCGCGAGCCCGTCGATCTTGAGCTCGCAAGTAACGGCGAAGTCGTCCCCGCCCAGCAGCCGGCGTGTTCGCTGCACCCACGCCATGTACTCGTCGTCGTCAAATGCGTTGGAGAGGCTGAACATCTGCCCCCGGTGTATCACCTCGGCAAAGCCATGCGCGGGTGGTGCCCCAACGCGCTGCGTCGGAGAGTCCGGCGTGACGAGGTCAGGATACTCAGCTTCCAGCTCGCGCAGCTCGCGCATCAGCGCGTCGTAGGCGGCGTCGCTGACGAAGGGATCGTCAAGGACGTAGTAGCGATAGTTGTGCTGCGCAAGCTCGGCCCGCAAGGCCTGCGCGCGAATGAGGGCTTCCGGTGAGGCCACGCTCAATCTCCTAACCGGTCGTAA contains:
- the pth gene encoding aminoacyl-tRNA hydrolase; the protein is MKVIVGLGNPTPKYANTRHNIGAMTVDRLCKQWGITLERKNRYALLGQGWVDGAQVALAKPRSFMNLSGEPVAYLTARLRVKPEDMLIVYDDMDLPLGVTRLRAEGGHGGHNGMRSIIDTLGKQEIPRLRIGVGRSPVDDPIRHVLGGFTDSEEVSVERLLARAAEAAACFVAEGVEAAMNRFNQAPPDSDEDSFK
- the ruvA gene encoding Holliday junction branch migration protein RuvA, encoding MISGVRGTLEAVGADWVNVGVRGVTFRVSVPSSAIPTLGAIGGSVHLHTHLVVRDDAMELHGFPTDDALQLFTMLIGVSGIGPRLAHSMLSAMPAETLAAAIAAGDTKALAQAPGLGQRTAARVVVELKDKLDMGFTSSAPGVPTTGAANAVTEALQALGYSPIEARQAVAGGDTTLPVEEQVRQALQRIAQR
- the ligA gene encoding NAD-dependent DNA ligase LigA is translated as MASPEALIRAQALRAELAQHNYRYYVLDDPFVSDAAYDALMRELRELEAEYPDLVTPDSPTQRVGAPPAHGFAEVIHRGQMFSLSNAFDDDEYMAWVQRTRRLLGGDDFAVTCELKIDGLAVSLTYRNGVLERGATRGDGQRGEDVTANVRTIRSIPLQLLGSPPELLEVRGEIYMGRDGFRRMNEARAAEGLPLYANPRNSAAGSVRQLDPNVTATRPLNIWVYALGYAEGGAAPETQWELLQWLSSMGIRTNPNNRYYETPERALDYYREWLEGREDLDYDTDGAVVKVNSRANWETLGVVGREPRWAIAFKWPSQQETTRVLEINVNVGRTGRINPFAVLEPVFVGGVTVQHATLHNADYISEKDIRVGDTVVVERAGEVIPQVVRSLPKQRPPGAAPFAMPEQCPACGSRVLRAEGEAAHYCTSASCPAQLAEHIFHFVSKGAMDIDGMGPKIATSLLDSGLITDVADIYSLKMEDLVQLERMGELLAAKLLRNIEESKDRPLHRLLVALGIMLVGSEVAELLASAFGDMERLRAASEEELTAIPGVGPKIAASVAGFFADEGNARLVEKLRGAGLRMDADEAPPPPEGLPMSGMVFCFTGTLAAMPRSQGEELVRSLGASASGSVTKKTTHLVVGAEPGASKVTQASKYGTQVLNEEEFLALLPG
- the ruvC gene encoding crossover junction endodeoxyribonuclease RuvC; amino-acid sequence: MGQRILGIDPGTIQFGYGLLEAERGDATYLTAGVIKAPRSQEIGERLHRIHAELLALLETWRPNVIAVEEPFVPPEVASRGGHRTSIRSAMAVGQAQAIALLAAAHYSLPVFRYPPAQVKNAVSGYGQGSKQQVAAMVGMLLGLQKPPEPADATDALAVALCHLQHERLNTLV
- a CDS encoding NIPSNAP family protein: MLYELRTYTACPGKLPNVVARFRDFTAAKFTEHGFRIIGFWTPQVGGSSHELIYMLAWESYEERSRCFAAFREDPERARVFAESEKDGPIVADVQNVMLAPTDFSPLN